The Epilithonimonas zeae genome contains a region encoding:
- a CDS encoding aldose epimerase family protein, with the protein MRKTSINLIILFAVLCIFGCNKKENQSKTQPETMENIQVSDYGVTSKGDSIKKYTLTNKNGMKVEVINFGGIITSLTAPDKNGKYEDVVLGFTKPEDYFNGNPYYFGALIGRYGNRIANAKFTLEGKSYDIDKNDGLNSLHGGKEGFHTKFWNIESVKDAKFPTLKLTYTSADGEEGYPGKLTTTVLYTLTDDNALEIFYEAETDKPTVVNLTQHSYFNLSGNFSKTILDHELQINADKFLPVNETLIPTGEQKAVKGSAFDFTVSKAIGRDINADDDQLKKGKGYDHNWILNGSGLRSIAKVYHPESGRVMEVLTDEPGVQFYSGNFLDGKFDTKTGGKNEFRTGFCLETQHFPDSPNQTSFPSTELKPGQKYQSKTIYKFSVKQ; encoded by the coding sequence ATGAGAAAAACAAGTATAAACTTGATAATTCTTTTTGCCGTTTTATGTATTTTCGGGTGCAATAAAAAAGAAAATCAATCAAAAACTCAACCGGAAACAATGGAAAACATACAGGTTTCAGATTACGGAGTCACATCAAAGGGGGATTCTATCAAAAAATACACTTTAACCAACAAAAACGGGATGAAGGTGGAAGTCATTAACTTCGGTGGAATTATCACTTCACTTACTGCTCCCGATAAAAACGGAAAATACGAAGATGTTGTTTTAGGATTTACCAAACCTGAAGATTATTTTAACGGAAATCCTTACTATTTTGGAGCATTAATTGGTCGTTACGGAAACAGAATTGCCAATGCCAAATTCACTTTGGAAGGTAAATCGTATGACATCGACAAAAACGACGGTCTGAACAGTCTTCACGGCGGAAAAGAAGGATTCCATACCAAATTCTGGAATATCGAATCGGTGAAAGATGCCAAGTTCCCAACCTTGAAACTGACTTACACCAGCGCAGACGGTGAAGAAGGCTATCCTGGAAAATTAACGACAACGGTTTTGTATACTTTGACGGACGACAACGCTTTGGAAATTTTTTACGAAGCGGAAACCGATAAACCGACTGTGGTGAATTTGACTCAGCATTCGTATTTCAATCTTTCAGGGAATTTTTCAAAAACCATTCTTGACCACGAATTGCAGATTAATGCAGATAAATTTTTACCGGTAAATGAAACTTTGATTCCTACAGGTGAACAAAAAGCCGTGAAAGGAAGTGCATTCGATTTCACAGTTTCAAAAGCTATTGGAAGAGACATCAATGCTGATGACGACCAACTGAAAAAAGGAAAAGGTTACGACCACAACTGGATTCTGAACGGAAGCGGATTGAGAAGCATTGCCAAAGTTTACCACCCGGAATCGGGGAGAGTAATGGAAGTTTTGACGGATGAACCGGGCGTCCAGTTCTATTCCGGAAACTTTTTGGATGGAAAATTTGATACAAAGACAGGCGGAAAAAATGAATTCAGAACAGGTTTTTGCTTGGAAACACAACATTTTCCGGATTCACCAAACCAGACTTCTTTCCCTTCTACAGAACTGAAGCCGGGACAAAAATACCAGTCGAAAACAATTTACAAATTCTCAGTTAAACAATAA